In the genome of Streptomyces sp. NBC_00259, the window GGCGGACAGTGGCGTGAAGTCCCCCGGGCAGAGTCTTTTTCACAAGGCCGAACACACACTCCTATCGACGGGGGGCGCGAGATGAACGCACTGCACAGCACCACTTCAAGCGCAGTTGTCACGCGTCTCCACGACGTCGTGCGGAGCACGGAGAAGTCCGGCGCCGTGAACGGGCGGGGGTGCGTTCGCGGCGCCGGGCGTCAGCACAAGCCGTCGTACATGACGGTCGTTGACGCGAAGGCCGAGGGCACACACGGGGGAAGCGCGTACGGGGAGGCCACGGGGGAACGGGGCGGCCTGACGGAGCGGGCGGACGCGGAAGCGGCCTTCACCGCCTACGTCCAGGAGCGCCGCGCCTCCCTGTACGCGACCGCGTACCACCTGACCGGTGACCGGTACGAGGCGGAGGACCTGCTGCAGAGCGCGCTGTTCTCCACGTACCGGGCCTGGGACAGGATCAGCGACAAGGCCGCGGTCGGCGGCTATCTGCGCCGCACCATGACGAATCTGCACATCAGCGCCTGGCGCCGGCGCAAGATCGACGAGTACCCGACCGAGGAGCTCCCCGAGACGGTGGGCGACACGGACGCGATGCGCGGCACGGAGCTGCGGGCGGTGCTGTGGCAGGCGCTGGCGCGGCTGCCCGAGCTGCAGCGCACCATGCTGGTGCTGCGCTACTACGAGGGCCGTACGGACCCGGAGATCGCGGAGATCCTCGGCATCAGTGTCGGCACGGTGAAGTCCAGCATCTGGCGGTCGCTCCGCCGGCTGCGCGAGGACGACGTCCTCAGCTTCGGCCGTGACGAGGAAGAGTCCTTCGGCGAGCTGGTGGCCTGAGGGCGGTACGGGGGAACACGGGGATCACGGGGGATCCACGGGGGAAAGCGAAGCGGGGCCGGACAAGACCGGGGGTCTTGTCCGGCCCCGCTCCGCGTGCGCGCCGTACTCCCGCGCCACTACGTGCGTTGCCGGGCCGCTTCCCCGGCCGTGGGCGCCGGTGAGCGGCGGCAGCGGCCCGCCGCCGCGGCGGCGAGGCGGCCGAGGGCCTCGGCCTTGTCGCAGGGGTGGGCGCCGAGGGTGGTCTGGCGGGCGACGATGCCGCGTTCGGCGCGCATCAGGCGCCAGCCGCGGCGGAGCAGGAAGAGAACGGACTTGCGGCCCTCGCGGAGGTCGCGCAGCAACCGGCGGCGGAACGTGGTCGAGGGGCGGCCGCGCAGGCAGAGCGCGTCGGCGAGCACGTCGAGGTCCTGGCAGCGGGTGATGATGTCCGCCGCGAAGATGCCCTCGGCGACGAACAGCGGCGTGCGTTCGACGGCGAGGCTCTCACGGCCGATCCGGGAGCTGGTGGCGATGTCGTAGACGGGCACGGTCGTCCGTCCCGTACGGCACAGCTCGACGACCGCGGCGACGGCGGCGTCGGCGTCCCAGGAGGCGGGGGAGTCCCAGTCGATGTCCGTGGTGCCCGTGACCAGCGGGAGGGTGGGGTCGTCCGCCTCCTTGTAGAAGTCGTCGAGGCGCAGCACCGGGAGGCCGGAGCGGGCGGCGAGGGACGACTTTCCGGAGCCGGAGGGTCCGGAGAGCAGGACGACGCGTGTCGGCGGGGGTTGGGAACTCACGGGACACCAGTGTGAGGCATTGACCCGTGCAGGGGACCCCCGGGAGGTCCGGTTGGTATCGAGCGTCACATGCCAACTACGCTGCGCAGTCATCCGGTTACTTCTGAAGGCAGGATTCGCATGGCAGGCAAGAAGTTGCTCAGGGCGGCCGGGCTCACCGTCACCGCGGTGGGTGCGGCGCTCGGCGCCGGGGTCGGCACGGCCCAGGCGGCCCCGGCGGGCGAGCACGATCCGTCGGCGTCGGTGCAGGCACTGGCGGACACCGTCGGGTACGTGAGCCGGCCGGTGAAGAGCGTTCCGCTCAACCCGCTCGCGCACACCGGTGTGGACCCGCTGGACAACGGGGTCGGCACGCAGGTCGCCGACTTCAAGTCGCTCGACACCACGGGCCTCACGGGCTCTCTCGGCACGCCGGGCGAGGTTCCGGTCGCCGGGCCGCTGCTCGGCGGTCTCATCCCGGGGTGAGCGTCGGCGCGTAGGGGAACGGGCCCGGGGATCGCTCCCCGGGCCCGTCGTCCGTCCTCGATGCCTCAGTACGCCGAGCCGGACGCGCCCAGCGACCCCGTGGGGTGCCAGACCGTCTTCGTCTCCAGGAGCGCGGTCATCCGGTGGGTGCCCGGGTCCGCCGACCAGTCCTCGGCGCGCGGGCGCAGGACCCGCTTGAGGTTGTCGGCGGCGGCGACCTCCAGCTCCTTGGCGAGCTGTTCGCCGGCGCCGGTCAGATCGATCGCGTTGACGTCCTGGTGCGCGGCCAGCGGGGCCGCGATCTCGGCCGTGCGGCCGGACAGGACGTTGACGACGCCGCCGGGGAGGTCGGACGTGGCCAGCACCTCGCCGAGCGAGAGCGCCGGCAGCGGGGCCTTCTCCGAGGCGATCACCACGGTCGTGTTGCCGGTCGCGATCGCCGGGGCGATCACCGAGACCAGGCCCAGGAAGGACGAGTCCTGCGGGGCGAGGACGGTGACGACACCCGTCGGCTCGGGGGTGGACAGATTGAAGAACGGGCCCGCGACCGGGTTCGCCCCGCCCACGACCTGGCCGATCTTGTCCGTCCAGCCCGCGTACCAGACCCAGCGGTCGATCGCCGCGTCCACGACCGCGGCGGCCTTGGACTTGGACAGCCCCTCGGCGTCGGCGACCTCGCGCACGAACTGGTCCCTGCGCCCCTCCAGCATCTCGGCGACGCGGTAGAGGATCTGGCCCCGGTTGTACGC includes:
- a CDS encoding SigE family RNA polymerase sigma factor, yielding MNALHSTTSSAVVTRLHDVVRSTEKSGAVNGRGCVRGAGRQHKPSYMTVVDAKAEGTHGGSAYGEATGERGGLTERADAEAAFTAYVQERRASLYATAYHLTGDRYEAEDLLQSALFSTYRAWDRISDKAAVGGYLRRTMTNLHISAWRRRKIDEYPTEELPETVGDTDAMRGTELRAVLWQALARLPELQRTMLVLRYYEGRTDPEIAEILGISVGTVKSSIWRSLRRLREDDVLSFGRDEEESFGELVA
- a CDS encoding uridine kinase, whose protein sequence is MSSQPPPTRVVLLSGPSGSGKSSLAARSGLPVLRLDDFYKEADDPTLPLVTGTTDIDWDSPASWDADAAVAAVVELCRTGRTTVPVYDIATSSRIGRESLAVERTPLFVAEGIFAADIITRCQDLDVLADALCLRGRPSTTFRRRLLRDLREGRKSVLFLLRRGWRLMRAERGIVARQTTLGAHPCDKAEALGRLAAAAAGRCRRSPAPTAGEAARQRT
- a CDS encoding aldehyde dehydrogenase family protein, encoding MSAAEQTRLSVFKTYKLYVGGKFPRSESGRVYEVTTATSAAGAAGKGKWLANAPLSSRKDARDAVVAARKAFGAWSGATAYNRGQILYRVAEMLEGRRDQFVREVADAEGLSKSKAAAVVDAAIDRWVWYAGWTDKIGQVVGGANPVAGPFFNLSTPEPTGVVTVLAPQDSSFLGLVSVIAPAIATGNTTVVIASEKAPLPALSLGEVLATSDLPGGVVNVLSGRTAEIAAPLAAHQDVNAIDLTGAGEQLAKELEVAAADNLKRVLRPRAEDWSADPGTHRMTALLETKTVWHPTGSLGASGSAY